TAAGGCACAAAAGCCTTTTGTTGCTTATAAAAATCCAAATGAAAATAAAATTCATGTCATTATTCAGGATACTGATGAGTTGATTGAATTTGAAGATTTTACAGCTTCAGGGTTTGTTTTTGCACCTTTTAATGATGCTGATAAAGCAATTTTAATAAAACCAGATATTTGTTTTGTAGACCAAGTACAAAGTGTTGATTTTGAGTTGAAAAAGAATGTTTATAACAATAACGAGGATGAAAAGTTAAATCACATCAATATTGTTAATAATGCGATAAACACAATAAAGGAAACAGAACTTTCTAAAATTGTAATATCTAGAAAAGAAGAGGTCTTGGTTCCTGATTTTGATTTGTTGGCAGTGTATAATAAGTTAATTAATAAATACGCCAATGCTTATGTTTATGTTTGGTTTCATCCTAAAGTTGGTTTGTGGATGGGAGCAACTCCAGAAACTTTGTTAAAAGTTGTAGGGAACAAGTTTAAAACGATGGCTTTGGCAGGAACCCAACCATTTAAAGGTGATATAAATCCTATTTGGGGAGAAAAAGAGTTGGAAGAACAACAAATGGTTTCTGATTTTATTCAACAGCATTTAGAAAATGTAGTTGATGATTTAGAGTTGTCTAAGGTAGAAACTGTAAAAGCGGGAAGTTTGTTGCATTTAAAAACCAATATTACAGGTAGGTTACGTAAATCAAAAGATGTTCAATCTTTAGTTAAGTTATTGCATCCTACACCAGCGGTATGTGGTTTGCCTAAAGAATTGAGTAAAACATTTATTTTGCAAAATGAAAACTACAATAGGTCTTATTATAGTGGTTATTTAGGTGTGTTAAATATTGCTGAAGAAACTTCTTTTTTTGTGAATTTAAGATGTTTTCAGTTATTAAATAATACAGCTATTTTATATGTAGGAGGCGGAATAACTACAGAGAGTAACGCCCAAAAAGAATGGGAAGAAACAGTTGCAAAAAGTCAGATAATTAAATCGGTACTTTAGTGTTCTTTTTTTATTCTTTCTAACAAAGTCTTTTTAAACTTATGTTCAGCATAATTAAGTTTAAGCAATTGTTTGTTGTTAAGAATTTTACCTAAATCCTTCATGAAATCGGCCTTTTTACGGTCTATTTCTTGATTTTTTGCTATGATTTTTTCAAGGACAATTTTAGCTTGTTTCTCGGTAATTTTATCGTGATTTACGTTTCTTTCTAGTTCTCTTTTTTGTTGATATAAAGAGTATATCTCATCTTTTAAACTATTGTAAACAGGCCAGAATTTTTCTGCTTGTTCAGGTGTAAGAGACAATTCGTTTGAAATGAAACTAATTTTGGCAGTTGCTATTTTTTCACGAGAGTTTTTATCATTTCCTTGTCCGAAAACAATAGAACTTGTTAATAAAAATAAAGCGATTAGAGTTATATGTTTTTTCATAAGATTAATATTCTATAATATCATATTCATTTAATTCCATATCTAGTTGATCGATATCTATTTCAATATTGTCTAAACTAGCAAACATAATATTATCTGTATTAATAATAGTGTTTTCTAAAATGTCGTTGGTTTCTAATCCATCATCAGAACTAAGGTAGTTAATGATTTCTTCGTTACTCAACGCATCTATATTTGGTGTGTTATAATTGCTAAATATAAACAATCCAAAAGCAAGAACAGCGGCAACTGATATAAAAGGTAATAACGTAATTATTTTACTCTTAGGCTTGTTAACCTTAAAGTTTTCAAAATAATTATCAGGGGTTTTAAAACCAGTTTTCTTAGGCAAGCTTTGCTCAAAAATATCAACAGATAATTTTTCTGATAAATTATCAAAGTAATTTTCAGGCGTTTTAAATGGATTTTTTTCTTGGGTTAAATCCTTTAAAAATTGGTCGTTATGTTGATGGTCTTTATTCATGTTATTAATTAGATGCTCTAATTAGTAAAAGGTTTAATGTTTTTTTATAAAAGCTTCTATTTTTTTTACAGCATGATGGTATGAAGCTTTTAAAGCCCCTACAGAAGTTTCTAAAATTTCAGACATTTCTTCGTACTTCATTTCATCATAATATTTCATATTGAATACCAATTGTTGTTTTTGTGGTAGTTCTGCTATGGCTTTTTGTAAAATTAATTGAATACTATCACCATCAAAAAGTTCATCATCTTGTAAGGAACTTCTTAGTTCTTTTTGATATTCATCTATATCTAAATTACTTTTTTTAGCTCTTTTGTTTAAAAATGAAATGGCTTCATTAGTGGCAATACGGTACATCCAAGAAAAAAGTTTGCTCTCTTCTTTAAAACCATGAATGTTCTTAAATACTTTGATAAAAGTGTTTTGTAGTACATCATCAGTATCGTCGTGACTAATTACTATTTTACGGATATGCCAATACAAGCGAACCTTATATAGTTTCACTAATTCATCAAATGCCTTAGATTGTGTTTTGGCATTTTTTAAATCGTTAATTAGTCTTTGTTCTTCGTCTATCAAAACTAATTATGGATTTATTTTTTTTCTGTAGCCAAATAATCCTTTAAATTTAATAGTTTCTGCAATTCCTTCAGGAAGCATAGATTCCCAACCATCTTCATTAGCGCTAATTTTTCTAAACACATCTTGACCTTGAATCTTCATGTGAGCAACATCGTATTCTTTAATGTCTATAATTTTATTAGCTTGTTTAAAGTATTTATATAATTCTTTAACCTTGTGGTTAAGTCTTAAATTATTACTATCAATGATTGAAGTTTCATCTTCTCCTAAAATAGGGTATAGGTATATTTTTAAGTTATTAGAGAATAATTTACCTATTCCTTCTAAAATACTTCCTTTAAGATTGTTGTAGTATTTAATATCAAAAATATTCATAATACTATCGGTTCCCATGGCAAAACCTATTTGCTCGTTGGTAAATTCTCCAAAATACTCCACCAATTTATAGTATTCTTGGAAGTTGGTAATCATTACAATTTGCCCTAGAGAACATAATAAATCGGCACGGTCTAAAAAGTCTCGCTCATTTATTTCTCCTTCATTTTTTAAGTTAGAAAGAGTGATTTCAAAAATGGTTCTGGTACTTTTAGGATCTACTCTTTTGTTTTCAAAAAATAGTTTTTGAGAACCTTCGTAAACATCCATGTTAACTTTAGTAACAGGTCTAAAACGACCTCTTAAAGCCAAAATATTCTTTTTGTATAATTCTTGAGCAGGTAAAAGGTTTTTCCCTAAAGAGTCAAACATCACCGCATTGGTCATTCCATTTCTAACCAATTGCAAACTCATTAATCTGTTATCTACATAAGTAAAACGAGGCCCAGAAAAGTTAATCATGTCAATTTCAATCTCATCAAGATCAATATTGTCGTATAAAGATTTTATTAAATCTTTAGGATTATCGTTATAATAAAAAGCCCCATAAATTAAATTTACTCCTAAACGTCCAAGGGTTTCTTGTTGTAAAGTGGCATCTGTTTGCTTAAAACGAGTGTGTAATACAATTTCGTTATAAGGTTCGTTAGGATCTAATTGAAATTGAATTCCGACCCATCCATGCCCTTTAAATTTTTTAGCAAAATCTATAGTGGCAACAGTGTTGGCATAGGAAAAATAAATTTTTTCTGGATGTTTTGCTCTATCAAGACGATCTTCTATCAATTGAATTTCGTGACGTAACATTTTTTTTAAGCGACTCTCAGTTACATATCGGTGATGTTCTTCAACTCCATAAATAGCATCAGAAAAGTCTTTGTCATAGGCACTCATCGCTTTGGCAATAGTTCCAGAAGAACCTCCTGCTCTAAAAAAATGTCTTACGGTTTCTTGCCCAGCTCCAATTTCGGAAAATGTTCCGTAAATGTTTTTGTTAAGGTTTATTTTAAGAGCTTTTGTTTTACTGGTTAGAATATTTTCTACAGGAATATCTCCTTTGTGTATTACAGCCATATTGATAGGTTCAATGTTCACCTTCAAATATACCAAAATTTGTGCCGTAAGTAACTGCGTTTTCGTATTTTTGAGAGAAGATTTTTATTCATGAAAGTAACTTTTTTAGGCACAGGTACTTCTCAAGGTATTCCAATGTTATTATCTGATGAACCCGTAAACTTTTCAACAGATATAAAAGATAAAAGAATGCGTTCTTCAATCCATATTCAATGGGAAAATGGAACTTGCTTAATAGATTGTGGCGCGGATTTTAGAGTACAAATTTTAAACAATAATATTAAAGATATTGATGGTATTTTGTTTACTCACGAGCATTCTGATCATATAGCAGGTTTAGATGATATTAGACCTTTTTGTTATAAAGCTGGATCAATGCCTGTTTATGGTATGCCTAGGGTTATAGATAGCTTAGCAAAAAGGTATGATTATATTTTTAGTACAGAAAACAGATATCCTGGAGCGGCATCAGTAATTCCTAATATTGTTGACGAGAAATCTTTTCAATTTAAAAATAAAACGATTATTCCTATTGAGGTTGATCATGGGGGTTTACCAATTTTAGGGTATAGAATTGATGATTTTGCGTACTTAACGGATGTAAAATCAATTAGTAATTATTCCTTAGAAAAATTAAAAGGAGTTAAAACAATTGTGTTAAGTGCATTAAGGATTGAAGCACACCCAACGCATATGAATTTAGAAGAAGCTTTAGAAATGGTTAAATTAATCAATCCAGAAAAAGCTTATTTTACACATATTAGTCATCGTTTAGGTTTTCATAAAGAAGTTAGTAAATCATTACCTAAAAATGTTTTTTTAGCTTATGATGGTTTACAAATAGAAATGTAAATCTAATTATTTGTATTTTAGAGAGGTAATTTTAATTTAATAATGATGACAAATAAAATTTTACTTATTGTACTAGCTATTTTGTTACCTCCATTAGCAGTTTATTTAAAAAGAGGCGTAGACAAACATTTACTGATTAATATAGTTTTATGTTTTGTTTTTTATTTCCCAGGGATTATACATAGTTTATGGGTGGTTACACAAGACTAAATATTTTATAAAAACAAAAACGCTCAACTTATGTTGAGCGTTTTTATTTAGGTTATATACGTTTTAAAATCCAATCTTTAAATTCGTAAAAATTATTGGGATGAATTCCATGTCCTACAGGATATTCTTTATAAGTATTATCAACCCCAATAGAAGTTAAAAATTCTGGAGCTTTTCTAGCCCAGTCAATTGGGATTACCTGATCTACAGTTCCGTGAGAGATAAAATAATCTACCTTGTTTTTAATTGGTTTTTCTATTAAAAAATCGTGATTAAAATATCCGCTTAAAGCTACTACATGTTGTACTTTTTCTGGAAAAGTAAAAGAAAAAGCATAGCTTAAAATAGCTCCTTGACTAAACCCTGTTAAAAAGATATTGTTGGTGTCAACCTTATATTTTTCTATAATTTCATCTAAAAAAACATTCAATTTTTGAACAGAATCTTTTCCTTCATCAGGGTCAGAAAATTTGTTTTCATCAGCATCAAAACTAATACTGTACCATGCATAACCACCAAAAGGCAAAGCTATTGGGGCTTGCACACTTACTACTAAAGCTTGTTGTGGTAATTCGCTAGCAAAAGAAAATAAATCTTCTTTATTGCTTCCGTATCCGTGAATAAGTAAAATTAAAGGTGTTTTGTCTGTTTTAATTTTAGGTTCTTGAACCAAGTATTCTAAAGATAAATCTGTCATTTAAGCTAAAGTTAAGATTCCGTTATTGTAAGTACCATAAACTTTTCCTGTAGTTTTTTTACCTAAATACGCACTGTTTGTTGAGGTAGATAAAATATTGTTTAAGGTAAAAGTTCCTGTTCCTTTTGTGGTAAATAAGCTGATGTTGGCTTTTTCCCCTTCTTTAATAGTAGATGTTTTTAATCCAAAAATGGTTTGAGGAATAGTTGTTAACTTTTCAATAATAAGTTCTAAACCTAATGTTTCTTGTAAACTCACAAATAAACTTTCTAAACCAATACTTCCGTCAATAGCATTGCTAAATTCAAGTTTTTTGTTTTCAATATCTATAGGATCGTGATCCGAAGTAATAAAATCTATTGTTCCTTCTTTTAATCCTTCTATTAAAGCCTCTACATCACTTTGTGTTCTTAATGGTGGAGCAATTTTATAATTGGCATCAAAACTTTTTAGTTCTTCATCTGTAATGGTTAGGTGATCTGCACTTACACTACAAGTTATCTGTAAACCTTTTGATTTAGCTTCTTTAATCAGTGCCACAGATTTTGCAGTACTAATGGTTGGAATATGAAGTTTTCCACCCGTATATTCTAGTAAAAATAAATCTCTGCTTACTTGTAATTCTTCTGCCAAAGCAGGAATTCCTTTTAATCCTAAATGAGTGCTGCTAATTCCTTCGTTAACAATTCCTTCTCCAGAAATGTTGCAGTTATTAGGGTAACTCATCACTAATCCGCCAAAACTTTGTGTGTATTGTAAAGCAATTTTAACCAAGTTGGCATTTTTAATACCTTTTTTATAGTCATTAAAAGCAATAGCACCTGCTTGTTGCATATCGTACAATTCAGCAATTTCTTTTCCTTCGCTCTTTTTGGTTAAACTACCTATAGGATATATTGTTACTGGACTACCTGATGCTTTGGTTTTTAAATAATTTACCATGGATTTAGAATCCGTAAAAGGATAGCAGTTGGAGTTTAAACCAATTTGTGTAAATCCGCTTTTTGCAGCAACTTGTATTCCGTTTTCAATGGTTTCTCTGTCCTCGTATCCTGGCTCACCAAAACTTACACTAGCATCAAACCATCCGTTAGATATGGTTAAGTTTTCTAGATTGATTTCCTCGCAATTTTGGGGACAATTAATAGAGTTGTCTATTTTAGAAATAAGACCATTTTCTATTAAAACATCAACTGTTTTTTTATGATGCGTACTTTTAGGGTCAAAAACGGTAGCCGATTTTAATAATATATTCATGCTGTTTGCTTAATCAAAAAATTGGATAATAAGAATTGAATTGCCCTAGAAATAGGGAAATAAACAAAATTGCTCTGTGGAGCTGACTGGTGTTTCGCGTAAAGATGTTTAGCGTTATTCGTCATTGTATCAAGGATTGGTCAAAGATACAGAAACTATGCTTAACTGCAATAATTTTCTAGAATCCCTTTTGCATACTTACTAGCAACTAATTTTGTAAAAGCAGGAAAATCTATATGTGCACTGTGGTCTGCTTTGTCTGATATAATTCTAATAATAGAAAAGGGGATTTTATATTCCTCACAAACTTGAGCTACTGCAGCTCCTTCCATTTCTACGCATTGTAGGTTAGGAATATCGTTTTGCAATTGTTTTAGTTTGATGTCACTATTAATAAACTCATCACCACTAGCAATTAACCCTTTAATTACTTTAGGTTTGTCTATATTAAATTGTTGAGCTTCTTTAGGAGATATATAATCGTAATATTGCTGGTTAAACTCTTGAACACAATCCAAAAGTTTATCATCATCTGTTGTTTTAATCGTCGATTTTCCTAATAATGGAATTTCAAATTTTGGAAATAGAGGAGAGGCATCCATATCGTGCTGAATTAAAGATGTACCATATACTATATCTCCTATATTTAGTTGTGGGTTGATGGCTCCAGCTACACCAGAAAAAATAATTTGTGAAACATGGAACCTACTGATTAATTCTGTAGTGGTTATGGCTGCAGCAACTTTACCCCATTTAGAAAAAACAATCACTACTTTTTGGTTGGTGATATTTCCTGTGTAGTATGTTCTGTTTCCTAAATTTATTGTTTTTTTATCTTGTAATATTTCTAAAAGCTCAGCAAGCTCATCGTGCATGGCACTGATAATTCCAATCATTTTTTATTCGTTTAAGAGATATCCATCTCTCATGGTTAATTTTCTATCAGCCATATTGGCTAATTTTTCGTTGTGAGTAACAATCACAAAAGTTTGGTTAAACTTATCTCTTAGTTCAAAAAACAAATCGTGTAAATTGGCAGCACTTTCAGTATCTAAATTACCACTTGGTTCATCAGCAAAAACAATAGCCGGCTGATTGATTAAGGCTCTAGCAACTGCTACACGTTGTTGTTCTCCTCCAGAAAGTTGACTTGGTTTTCGTTCTGCTTTGTCTTTAATTCCCAAAAAATCT
Above is a genomic segment from Wenyingzhuangia fucanilytica containing:
- a CDS encoding dihydroorotase; its protein translation is MNILLKSATVFDPKSTHHKKTVDVLIENGLISKIDNSINCPQNCEEINLENLTISNGWFDASVSFGEPGYEDRETIENGIQVAAKSGFTQIGLNSNCYPFTDSKSMVNYLKTKASGSPVTIYPIGSLTKKSEGKEIAELYDMQQAGAIAFNDYKKGIKNANLVKIALQYTQSFGGLVMSYPNNCNISGEGIVNEGISSTHLGLKGIPALAEELQVSRDLFLLEYTGGKLHIPTISTAKSVALIKEAKSKGLQITCSVSADHLTITDEELKSFDANYKIAPPLRTQSDVEALIEGLKEGTIDFITSDHDPIDIENKKLEFSNAIDGSIGLESLFVSLQETLGLELIIEKLTTIPQTIFGLKTSTIKEGEKANISLFTTKGTGTFTLNNILSTSTNSAYLGKKTTGKVYGTYNNGILTLA
- a CDS encoding Spy/CpxP family protein refolding chaperone, which produces MKKHITLIALFLLTSSIVFGQGNDKNSREKIATAKISFISNELSLTPEQAEKFWPVYNSLKDEIYSLYQQKRELERNVNHDKITEKQAKIVLEKIIAKNQEIDRKKADFMKDLGKILNNKQLLKLNYAEHKFKKTLLERIKKEH
- a CDS encoding 5'-methylthioadenosine/adenosylhomocysteine nucleosidase, giving the protein MIGIISAMHDELAELLEILQDKKTINLGNRTYYTGNITNQKVVIVFSKWGKVAAAITTTELISRFHVSQIIFSGVAGAINPQLNIGDIVYGTSLIQHDMDASPLFPKFEIPLLGKSTIKTTDDDKLLDCVQEFNQQYYDYISPKEAQQFNIDKPKVIKGLIASGDEFINSDIKLKQLQNDIPNLQCVEMEGAAVAQVCEEYKIPFSIIRIISDKADHSAHIDFPAFTKLVASKYAKGILENYCS
- a CDS encoding YqaE/Pmp3 family membrane protein, whose amino-acid sequence is MTNKILLIVLAILLPPLAVYLKRGVDKHLLINIVLCFVFYFPGIIHSLWVVTQD
- a CDS encoding chorismate-binding protein, with product MKYSEQINSAYKAQKPFVAYKNPNENKIHVIIQDTDELIEFEDFTASGFVFAPFNDADKAILIKPDICFVDQVQSVDFELKKNVYNNNEDEKLNHINIVNNAINTIKETELSKIVISRKEEVLVPDFDLLAVYNKLINKYANAYVYVWFHPKVGLWMGATPETLLKVVGNKFKTMALAGTQPFKGDINPIWGEKELEEQQMVSDFIQQHLENVVDDLELSKVETVKAGSLLHLKTNITGRLRKSKDVQSLVKLLHPTPAVCGLPKELSKTFILQNENYNRSYYSGYLGVLNIAEETSFFVNLRCFQLLNNTAILYVGGGITTESNAQKEWEETVAKSQIIKSVL
- a CDS encoding RNA polymerase sigma factor, whose protein sequence is MDEEQRLINDLKNAKTQSKAFDELVKLYKVRLYWHIRKIVISHDDTDDVLQNTFIKVFKNIHGFKEESKLFSWMYRIATNEAISFLNKRAKKSNLDIDEYQKELRSSLQDDELFDGDSIQLILQKAIAELPQKQQLVFNMKYYDEMKYEEMSEILETSVGALKASYHHAVKKIEAFIKKH
- a CDS encoding MBL fold metallo-hydrolase, translating into MKVTFLGTGTSQGIPMLLSDEPVNFSTDIKDKRMRSSIHIQWENGTCLIDCGADFRVQILNNNIKDIDGILFTHEHSDHIAGLDDIRPFCYKAGSMPVYGMPRVIDSLAKRYDYIFSTENRYPGAASVIPNIVDEKSFQFKNKTIIPIEVDHGGLPILGYRIDDFAYLTDVKSISNYSLEKLKGVKTIVLSALRIEAHPTHMNLEEALEMVKLINPEKAYFTHISHRLGFHKEVSKSLPKNVFLAYDGLQIEM
- a CDS encoding alpha/beta hydrolase, whose translation is MTDLSLEYLVQEPKIKTDKTPLILLIHGYGSNKEDLFSFASELPQQALVVSVQAPIALPFGGYAWYSISFDADENKFSDPDEGKDSVQKLNVFLDEIIEKYKVDTNNIFLTGFSQGAILSYAFSFTFPEKVQHVVALSGYFNHDFLIEKPIKNKVDYFISHGTVDQVIPIDWARKAPEFLTSIGVDNTYKEYPVGHGIHPNNFYEFKDWILKRI
- a CDS encoding nicotinate-nucleotide adenylyltransferase → MAVIHKGDIPVENILTSKTKALKINLNKNIYGTFSEIGAGQETVRHFFRAGGSSGTIAKAMSAYDKDFSDAIYGVEEHHRYVTESRLKKMLRHEIQLIEDRLDRAKHPEKIYFSYANTVATIDFAKKFKGHGWVGIQFQLDPNEPYNEIVLHTRFKQTDATLQQETLGRLGVNLIYGAFYYNDNPKDLIKSLYDNIDLDEIEIDMINFSGPRFTYVDNRLMSLQLVRNGMTNAVMFDSLGKNLLPAQELYKKNILALRGRFRPVTKVNMDVYEGSQKLFFENKRVDPKSTRTIFEITLSNLKNEGEINERDFLDRADLLCSLGQIVMITNFQEYYKLVEYFGEFTNEQIGFAMGTDSIMNIFDIKYYNNLKGSILEGIGKLFSNNLKIYLYPILGEDETSIIDSNNLRLNHKVKELYKYFKQANKIIDIKEYDVAHMKIQGQDVFRKISANEDGWESMLPEGIAETIKFKGLFGYRKKINP